In Arthrobacter ramosus, one DNA window encodes the following:
- the fliE gene encoding flagellar hook-basal body complex protein FliE, giving the protein MALDPIGAIQGGGGLSVQGVTGTGYLGGTGNVSGTAGAAGSNGFATALTGAVDNLQSLQSTSNQLAVSAVTGNLDDIHKATIAATRAQITMELVSTVRNKGVDAFNEIMRMQA; this is encoded by the coding sequence ATGGCTTTGGACCCGATCGGCGCAATTCAAGGCGGCGGGGGGCTTTCCGTGCAGGGCGTCACCGGCACCGGGTACCTGGGCGGCACCGGCAACGTCAGCGGAACCGCCGGGGCGGCGGGAAGCAACGGCTTTGCGACGGCGCTGACCGGTGCCGTGGACAACCTCCAGTCCCTGCAATCGACGTCGAACCAGCTGGCAGTATCAGCGGTGACGGGCAACCTTGACGACATCCACAAGGCGACGATCGCTGCCACCCGCGCCCAGATCACCATGGAGCTTGTCTCCACGGTACGGAACAAGGGCGTTGACGCGTTCAACGAGATCATGAGGATGCAGGCCTGA
- a CDS encoding flagellar basal body rod protein FlgC produces the protein MTFDAIGIAGSALTVHRKWLDAVSDNLANMNTVTRTSGKAFQARYVEAAEGSDGNGVYVKSTPQGSATGRLVYQPDHPLADAQGYVRYPDIDLAEQMGALIVAQRGYQANAQVVDRARETYQAALEIGKS, from the coding sequence ATGACTTTCGACGCGATCGGGATTGCCGGCTCCGCGCTGACTGTCCACCGCAAATGGCTCGACGCCGTTTCCGACAACCTGGCCAACATGAATACCGTCACGCGCACCAGCGGCAAGGCGTTCCAAGCCCGCTACGTCGAAGCCGCCGAGGGCAGCGACGGAAACGGCGTGTACGTCAAGAGCACCCCCCAAGGCAGCGCAACCGGCAGGCTCGTGTACCAGCCTGACCATCCGCTTGCCGATGCCCAGGGCTATGTCCGTTACCCGGACATCGACCTCGCCGAACAGATGGGTGCCCTGATTGTGGCGCAACGCGGCTACCAGGCCAACGCCCAAGTGGTGGACCGCGCCCGTGAGACTTACCAGGCAGCGCTTGAGATAGGAAAATCCTGA
- a CDS encoding flagellar basal body rod protein FlgB: MFESVTSVALGSALDGLSLRQRTIANNIANINTPNYHAKRVQFEDALAASVSAGDGQAAPTVTTSQEPTQLNGNNVNLDTETLSNVDTVLRYQFASRAIGEQFTALRTAMRTS, encoded by the coding sequence GTGTTCGAGTCAGTGACTTCTGTTGCCCTTGGTAGCGCCCTGGACGGGCTCTCATTGCGCCAGCGCACCATTGCCAACAACATCGCCAACATCAACACGCCGAACTACCACGCCAAAAGGGTCCAGTTCGAGGACGCACTTGCGGCCTCGGTGAGCGCCGGAGACGGGCAGGCCGCGCCCACAGTCACTACCTCCCAGGAACCCACCCAGCTCAACGGCAACAACGTGAACCTGGACACCGAAACCCTCTCGAATGTGGACACCGTCTTGCGCTACCAGTTCGCCTCCCGGGCCATCGGCGAGCAATTCACCGCACTCCGCACAGCCATGAGGACCAGCTGA
- the fliS gene encoding flagellar export chaperone FliS has translation MTSTALRASQLSRYNDDAVLSAPPARLLTMLYDRLLLDLNRAQFAQENANWGVASENLLHAQSIVTELSSTLKTDVWDGASGLLSIYQYAMEAMIGANIYRDVNRTKECIVLLEPLRQGWHDAASQLPVQATVSGTARTNGTLGVG, from the coding sequence ATGACCTCCACAGCCCTCCGCGCCAGCCAGCTTTCCCGGTACAACGACGACGCCGTCCTCTCGGCCCCGCCGGCCAGGCTCCTCACGATGCTTTATGACCGGCTGCTCCTGGACCTGAACCGCGCCCAGTTCGCCCAGGAGAATGCCAACTGGGGTGTCGCAAGCGAAAACCTGCTGCATGCCCAGTCGATCGTCACCGAGCTGTCCTCCACCCTGAAGACCGATGTTTGGGATGGGGCATCCGGGCTGCTGAGCATCTACCAGTACGCGATGGAAGCCATGATCGGCGCAAACATCTACCGTGACGTCAACCGGACCAAGGAATGCATTGTGCTCTTGGAACCGCTCCGGCAAGGCTGGCACGACGCCGCGTCGCAGCTGCCTGTCCAGGCCACGGTATCCGGCACGGCAAGGACGAACGGCACGCTCGGTGTGGGCTGA
- the fliD gene encoding flagellar filament capping protein FliD: MASSIDGLASGLNTTSIINSLMAVEAQPQTQLKTKLASDQTMISTLQSLNSKLSSLKDLASGDSAVNALNLFSATTSSPSLSATATTSATAGSIDVTVTQLAQSQVDVTAAMSSWPTDGSGAPAPLTLVDSTGKQTELTPASTSLDDVVTAINAASGPARAVKVPAGNGAYRLQLTATTSGAAGAFSVYQGTAAQVSAGTATDLMADPSAAVVKAAQDAKATLYAGTPAAQTIASGTNTFTDLLPGVSVTASAVTAAPVTVNIASDSAGITKKAGDLVNAVNDVLGFVSIYSAVTQTTDANGASAASGGIFSGNSGVRSVNDQVFSAMSMPVNGKSPSEYGINVTRDGNFTFDAAKLQSSLASDPAGTQAALQTIASRVSDAATSATDPFTGSVTALIKGQQSEVADLGSQISDWDQRLATRRQTLQTTYNAMEVALGQLNAQQSWLTGQIAGLSSSTK; the protein is encoded by the coding sequence GTGGCAAGCTCGATCGACGGCCTCGCCAGCGGCTTGAACACCACCTCCATCATTAATTCGCTCATGGCGGTGGAGGCACAACCGCAGACACAACTGAAGACGAAGCTAGCGTCAGACCAGACGATGATTTCGACCCTTCAGTCGCTCAACTCGAAGTTGTCATCACTGAAGGATCTCGCGAGCGGCGACTCGGCCGTGAACGCCTTGAACTTGTTTAGCGCCACCACGAGTTCGCCGTCGCTCAGCGCGACGGCGACCACCTCCGCGACCGCAGGCTCCATCGACGTCACAGTCACCCAGCTGGCCCAGAGCCAAGTGGACGTCACCGCAGCCATGAGCAGCTGGCCCACGGACGGCTCGGGTGCCCCCGCGCCGCTGACGCTCGTCGACTCCACGGGAAAACAGACCGAGCTCACGCCCGCATCCACCTCTCTTGACGACGTCGTAACGGCAATCAACGCCGCGTCCGGCCCGGCTCGTGCCGTGAAGGTCCCGGCAGGCAACGGAGCCTACCGCCTTCAACTGACCGCAACCACCTCAGGCGCGGCTGGAGCCTTCAGCGTCTACCAGGGCACGGCAGCGCAGGTGAGCGCGGGCACCGCGACCGACCTGATGGCGGACCCTTCCGCCGCCGTCGTCAAGGCCGCCCAGGATGCCAAAGCAACCCTGTACGCAGGCACTCCGGCGGCACAGACAATCGCGTCCGGAACCAACACCTTCACCGACTTGCTTCCCGGCGTGTCAGTGACGGCCTCCGCCGTCACCGCAGCACCGGTGACCGTGAACATTGCGAGCGACTCCGCAGGGATCACCAAAAAGGCAGGGGACTTGGTGAACGCGGTCAATGACGTCCTCGGCTTCGTGTCCATCTACAGCGCGGTGACCCAGACGACCGACGCTAATGGCGCCTCAGCGGCCAGCGGCGGGATCTTCAGCGGCAACAGCGGTGTCCGCTCGGTCAACGACCAAGTCTTCTCAGCCATGTCGATGCCCGTGAACGGGAAGTCTCCCTCCGAATACGGAATCAATGTCACGAGGGATGGAAACTTCACCTTTGACGCGGCCAAGCTCCAATCGTCCTTGGCTTCGGATCCGGCGGGGACGCAGGCAGCGCTCCAGACCATTGCGTCCCGGGTGTCCGACGCTGCCACCAGCGCTACCGATCCGTTCACCGGCTCGGTAACCGCCCTGATCAAGGGGCAACAATCCGAAGTGGCTGACCTGGGCAGCCAGATTTCGGACTGGGACCAGCGCCTGGCCACCAGGCGGCAGACCCTGCAAACCACGTACAACGCCATGGAAGTCGCCCTTGGCCAACTCAACGCCCAGCAATCATGGCTCACAGGCCAGATTGCCGGCCTTTCGAGCTCAACGAAGTAA
- a CDS encoding flagellin has product MGMAINTNLMANNAYGNLNRTQNDVSKSMEKLSSGLRINRAADDAAGLAISEGLKSQVSGSAVAARNAQDGISVIQTTEGALTEVHSILQRMRDLAVQGSNDTNNAASRSAIKGEGDSLGKELDRLTQSTQFNGIDLLKGAAGNSGAALNIQVGTGGSANDKIAVNLGDVATAVGTGATGLSGAAGAAGFKVDTSANAQLTIAAVDTAIAAVSAQRADLGATQNRLEHATKTLQVSGENLQAAESRITDTDMASEMVKYTKANIMSQAGTAMLAQANQSGQGVLSLLR; this is encoded by the coding sequence ATGGGCATGGCAATCAACACAAACCTGATGGCGAACAACGCTTACGGCAACCTCAACCGCACGCAGAACGACGTGTCGAAGTCGATGGAGAAGCTCTCCAGCGGCCTGCGCATCAACCGTGCAGCTGACGACGCAGCAGGCCTGGCAATTTCGGAAGGCCTCAAGTCCCAGGTCAGCGGCTCGGCAGTCGCCGCCCGTAACGCCCAGGACGGCATCTCGGTCATCCAGACCACTGAAGGTGCACTGACTGAAGTCCACTCGATCCTCCAGCGCATGCGTGACCTCGCTGTCCAGGGCTCGAACGACACCAACAACGCCGCATCCCGCTCAGCGATCAAGGGTGAAGGTGACTCGCTCGGCAAGGAACTGGACCGTCTCACGCAGTCCACCCAGTTCAACGGCATCGACCTGCTCAAGGGTGCGGCTGGAAACAGCGGCGCGGCCCTGAACATCCAGGTCGGCACCGGCGGTAGCGCCAACGACAAGATCGCCGTGAACCTCGGTGACGTCGCAACCGCCGTCGGAACCGGCGCTACGGGCCTCTCCGGCGCCGCAGGTGCTGCAGGCTTCAAGGTGGACACGAGCGCCAACGCCCAGCTCACCATCGCTGCTGTTGACACCGCCATCGCGGCAGTTTCGGCTCAGCGCGCCGACTTGGGTGCAACCCAGAACCGTTTGGAGCATGCCACGAAGACCCTCCAGGTCTCCGGTGAAAACCTGCAGGCGGCCGAGTCCCGCATCACGGACACGGACATGGCTTCGGAAATGGTCAAGTACACCAAGGCCAACATCATGTCCCAGGCCGGCACCGCAATGCTGGCCCAGGCCAACCAGTCCGGCCAGGGCGTTCTCTCGCTCTTGCGCTAA
- a CDS encoding flagellar protein FlgN: protein MAIHELSALLWRERELLDLLTFKLEEEQLLLTAGKSRWLPHGTREVEQVLGHLSKAGLARAVEVAAVAEQWGLPAESSLGELASSAPEEAWADVLSSHLNAMQQQTATIKELRDSNEQFLRAAVRSTQETMADLKPAAGTYDSHGRTGSQGRTADSTPSRLFDQQF from the coding sequence ATGGCCATCCATGAACTGTCGGCCCTGCTGTGGCGAGAACGTGAGCTACTGGATCTGCTGACATTCAAGCTGGAGGAAGAGCAACTGCTCCTCACGGCGGGCAAATCCCGTTGGTTGCCGCATGGCACTCGGGAAGTGGAACAGGTCCTGGGACACCTGTCCAAGGCCGGGCTTGCAAGGGCGGTGGAAGTGGCGGCGGTGGCAGAGCAATGGGGCTTGCCTGCCGAATCTTCACTGGGCGAGCTGGCCTCGTCCGCTCCGGAAGAAGCCTGGGCTGATGTCCTGTCCTCGCACCTGAACGCGATGCAGCAGCAGACCGCCACCATCAAGGAACTACGCGATTCAAACGAGCAGTTCCTTCGCGCTGCCGTCCGTTCCACCCAGGAAACCATGGCGGATCTGAAGCCGGCGGCCGGGACCTACGACTCCCACGGGCGGACCGGTTCCCAGGGCAGGACCGCGGACTCAACCCCGTCCCGCCTTTTCGACCAGCAATTCTGA
- the flgK gene encoding flagellar hook-associated protein FlgK, with translation MSTFGGLNTAYLGLTAAQQGINVAGQNIANAGTDGYTRQRIEQSAVGAPARTGLFAAGAQAGQGVSVDGIARLGNSFLDAGVRSGAAQAGYAGYRSTELQQLEGSLNEPGSAGISTALQTFWSSWQGVSNHPGEAAPAGVLLQAGTTLANTVSAGYKALDSQWTRIRGEAQSTVATLNDAAARVAGFNATIRSVTASGGSANEIIDARNKVTETVASLAGGTVRDNADGTVDVFVGGNAIVSGTSHRDLTLSGQASMGAPGSAVHLEWADRPGVAVPLDGGKLAGAVSLLAPAASGGAGGAISEAAASYNAFATKLMNDVNAVHRTGLSTTGASSLDFFATTPGAPAALSLTVVPTSAAGIATGSPASGALDGKIADAVAQIGTGQGSPDALWSGIVTGIGTASQSAQQHQRLADAASTAAVGQRSSGASVSLDEENISLLSNQHAYQAAARAMTAVDEALDVLINHTGLVGR, from the coding sequence GTGAGCACATTCGGCGGACTCAATACGGCCTACCTGGGCCTCACCGCGGCGCAGCAAGGCATCAACGTTGCCGGACAGAACATCGCCAACGCCGGCACTGACGGGTACACCAGGCAGCGGATCGAGCAATCGGCCGTCGGCGCACCCGCGCGCACGGGCCTCTTCGCAGCGGGCGCCCAGGCCGGTCAAGGCGTGTCGGTGGACGGGATCGCCCGCCTGGGCAACAGCTTCCTCGATGCCGGGGTGCGCTCCGGCGCCGCCCAGGCCGGTTACGCCGGCTATCGCTCCACCGAACTCCAGCAACTCGAAGGCTCGCTGAACGAGCCCGGGTCCGCTGGAATATCGACGGCGCTGCAGACTTTCTGGTCCTCCTGGCAGGGAGTCTCCAACCACCCGGGCGAAGCAGCCCCGGCCGGAGTGCTGCTGCAAGCCGGTACCACCCTCGCCAATACCGTGTCGGCTGGCTACAAGGCCTTGGATTCACAGTGGACGCGGATTCGCGGAGAAGCCCAAAGCACCGTCGCCACCCTGAACGATGCCGCCGCCCGGGTGGCCGGTTTCAACGCAACCATCCGTTCCGTCACAGCCTCGGGCGGCTCCGCCAATGAGATCATCGACGCCCGCAACAAGGTGACGGAAACCGTTGCCTCCCTCGCGGGTGGAACCGTCCGGGACAACGCCGACGGCACGGTGGATGTCTTCGTCGGCGGCAACGCCATCGTCTCGGGTACTTCGCACCGCGACCTCACTTTGAGCGGCCAGGCAAGCATGGGCGCGCCGGGCTCAGCGGTGCACTTGGAATGGGCCGATCGCCCCGGTGTGGCGGTCCCCCTCGACGGCGGAAAGCTCGCCGGCGCGGTCTCCCTCCTTGCCCCCGCCGCGTCGGGAGGCGCGGGAGGCGCCATCTCCGAGGCCGCCGCTTCCTACAACGCGTTCGCCACCAAACTCATGAACGACGTTAATGCCGTGCACCGCACCGGGCTGTCCACCACCGGTGCCTCAAGCCTCGATTTCTTCGCGACCACCCCTGGTGCCCCGGCAGCCTTGTCACTCACCGTTGTCCCGACGAGCGCCGCAGGAATCGCGACCGGCAGCCCCGCCTCCGGCGCCCTCGACGGCAAGATCGCGGATGCCGTTGCCCAAATCGGCACCGGGCAAGGATCCCCTGACGCCTTGTGGTCCGGAATCGTCACAGGAATCGGCACGGCGTCCCAATCGGCACAGCAGCACCAGCGGCTCGCCGACGCGGCGAGCACTGCCGCCGTCGGGCAGCGTTCCTCCGGGGCGTCCGTCAGCCTCGACGAGGAGAACATCAGCCTCCTGAGCAACCAGCACGCTTACCAAGCGGCTGCCCGGGCGATGACGGCCGTGGATGAAGCCCTCGACGTCCTGATCAACCACACCGGATTGGTGGGAAGGTAA
- the flgL gene encoding flagellar hook-associated protein FlgL, with product MLNRVTNQTMSAAAQLNLQAGQSKLAALQDKASNLKNITRPSDDPAATANLLATKSQLSAAGQYSNNINDGNGWLTTADAALGQATNILNRVRDLTVQAANGSLNSTAKEAIAVEIEGLNKDLLAQANTQYLSRNVFAGSSDSAGAFSSAAPPAYNGTPGGTVERRIDATQTVRVDADGGAIFGDGAGSVFALVSNVVADIRSGADVSGRLTAIGDKIKSVVNGRADVGARQTKLMRAQDSVDGLKASLDAQRSGIEDADIGKVVMDLKLQETNYQVALAVTAKTLQPTLMDFLK from the coding sequence ATGCTGAACCGTGTCACGAACCAAACGATGTCCGCGGCCGCGCAGTTGAACCTGCAGGCCGGGCAGTCCAAGCTCGCCGCGCTGCAGGACAAGGCCAGCAACCTCAAGAACATCACCAGGCCCTCGGACGATCCCGCGGCCACGGCGAACCTGCTCGCTACGAAAAGCCAGCTCAGCGCCGCCGGACAGTACTCGAACAACATCAACGACGGCAATGGCTGGCTGACGACCGCGGACGCGGCCCTCGGTCAAGCCACCAACATCCTCAACCGGGTCCGGGACCTCACGGTCCAGGCTGCCAACGGTTCCCTGAACAGCACCGCCAAGGAGGCGATCGCCGTCGAAATCGAAGGCCTCAACAAGGACCTCCTCGCCCAGGCGAACACGCAGTACCTGAGCCGCAACGTCTTCGCTGGAAGTTCCGATTCCGCTGGCGCATTCAGCAGCGCCGCGCCGCCTGCGTACAACGGAACACCAGGCGGGACAGTAGAACGGCGGATTGACGCAACGCAGACGGTGCGGGTAGACGCCGACGGCGGTGCGATCTTCGGTGACGGCGCCGGTTCGGTTTTCGCATTGGTGAGCAACGTCGTCGCGGATATCCGCTCCGGTGCGGATGTCAGCGGCCGTTTGACGGCGATCGGTGACAAGATCAAGTCGGTCGTCAACGGACGCGCGGACGTCGGTGCCAGGCAGACCAAACTCATGCGCGCCCAGGATTCCGTCGATGGACTGAAGGCGTCGCTCGACGCACAGCGCTCCGGAATTGAAGACGCAGACATCGGAAAGGTCGTCATGGACTTGAAGCTGCAGGAAACCAATTATCAGGTTGCCCTCGCGGTCACCGCCAAGACACTCCAGCCCACGCTCATGGATTTCCTCAAATGA